CGACCCGAACCGCCCCAAGACCCGACTCGGCTACACCGGCCACGAGCACTTCAACAAGCTCGGCCTCGTGAACATGAAGGGCAGAATCTACGACGCGCATATGGGGAGGTTTTTGCAGCCCGACCCGTTCGTGCCCGAGCCGGGGAATAGTCAGTCATGGAACCGATATGCGTATGTGGTGAATAATCCGTTGAACTGGACGGATCCCAGTGGGTTTAGCCACCATCAGACGCCGTGTGATGGGCCTGGATGCCCGGTGGAAGCTGTTGGGGAGAATTACGTATGTACCCCCTTCTACATCTGTGTTCCGGGTG
The nucleotide sequence above comes from Pseudomonadota bacterium. Encoded proteins:
- a CDS encoding RHS repeat-associated core domain-containing protein — its product is DPNRPKTRLGYTGHEHFNKLGLVNMKGRIYDAHMGRFLQPDPFVPEPGNSQSWNRYAYVVNNPLNWTDPSGFSHHQTPCDGPGCPVEAVGENYVCTPFYICVPGDWDTLKKDAGAAWRGTKKGAGKVWGGIKSGARWVGGLFSGGGESAPPPEPTPTGEGDPPGPDTFQPETPHAREVFEAHRKATAPPSINRVQPG